One stretch of Bombus vancouverensis nearcticus chromosome 16, iyBomVanc1_principal, whole genome shotgun sequence DNA includes these proteins:
- the Pdfr gene encoding pigment-dispersing factor receptor — protein MGIGNAIGNSTQEFCSDKYKDFQPPDGELWCEPVWDSLLCWPPTKASTTTKQKCPFEDVFDATKSVEKKCGYNGRWEGQNGTNNEEYSHGWANYTTCLTPEMLRLHGKVYTNTVEGNMKLDIAEKTRTLEFVGLSISLVALLASLAIFCRFRSLRNTRTRIHKNLFVAMVVQVLIRLTLYIDIEVLRRKTYGIQHGIGNTPVLCEASYALLEYTKTAMFMWMFIEGLFLHNMVTVTVFQENSYYRMYRFIGWGCPVIMTLVWAIITAFYYHPKSKFTRCWSGYNLSSYFWILEGPRFAVILLNFLFLLNIVRVLVVKLRQSHTSEIEQVLKAVRAAVVLLPLLGITNVLFMIEVPLHNVKKFALWSYSTHFLQSFQGLFIATLYCFLNGEVRLALDKTISVYLSLRGTDLQARRQSTFSGCQPQRIASVIEMEEEEIRPSGWIRLCCRGGNTPPPDRPAETAV, from the exons atgggCATCGGTAATGCCATTGGCAATAGCACGCAGGAGTTCTGCAGCGACAAGTATAAGGACTTTCAGCCTCCAGATGGAG AGCTATGGTGTGAACCGGTCTGGGACTCTTTGCTCTGCTGGCCACCGACCAAAGCATCTACGACGACCAAACAGAAATGCCCATTCGAAGATGTATTCGACGCAACCA AATCGGTGGAGAAGAAGTGCGGTTACAATGGTCGATGGGAGGGGCAGAATGGGACGAATAACGAGGAATACTCGCACGGCTGGGCAAACTACACAACTTGTTTGACACCAGAAATGCTCCGGCTGCATGGAAAAGTTTACACCAACACCGTCGAGGGTAAC ATGAAGCTGGACATAGCTGAAAAGACTCGAACGTTAGAATTCGTTGGTTTAAGCATCTCTCTAGTAGCTTTGCTTGCTTCGCTTGCCATATTCTGTCGTTTTAG GTCCCTGAGAAACACAAGGACCAGGATACACAAGAATCTGTTCGTCGCCATGGTTGTCCAGGTCTTGATTAGATTAACACTGTACATAGACATTGAGGTCCTCAGAAGGAAGACTTATGGTATTCAACATGGCATTGGAAACACC CCTGTGCTCTGTGAGGCCAGCTACGCCCTTTTGGAGTACACCAAAACCGCTATGTTCATGTGGATGTTCATAGAGGGACTGTTCTTGCATAATATGGTCACTG TAACGGTGTTCCAAGAAAACTCATACTACAGGATGTATCGGTTCATCGGATGGGGATGTCCCGTCATAATGACGCTAGTTTGGGCCATCATCACCGCCTTCTATTACCATCCAAAGTCGAA ATTTACCAGATGCTGGTCTGGATACAATCTGTCTTCCTACTTTTGGATCCTAGAGGGACCTAGATTTGCAGTGATATTG CTCAATTTTCTGTTTCTGCTGAACATCGTCAGAGTGCTCGTGGTGAAGCTTCGACAGAGTCACACCAGCGAAATCGAGCAAGTCTT GAAAGCTGTGAGGGCAGCTGTGGTGCTTCTGCCTTTACTAGGCATCACCAACGTGCTCTTCATGATCGAGGTGCCCCTGCACAACGTGAAGAAATTCGCCTTGTGGTCTTACTCTACGCATTTCCTTCAATCCTTTCAAGGTCTCTTCATCGCAACACTGTACTGCTTTTTGAACGGCGAG GTGAGGCTCGCTCTGGACAAAACTATTTCTGTCTACCTTTCTCTAAGAGGAACTGACTTACAAGCAAGAAGACAGTCGACATTCAGTGGTTGTCAACCCCAAAGAATCGCGTCgg TGATCGAGATGGAGGAAGAGGAGATAAG